In Chanodichthys erythropterus isolate Z2021 chromosome 11, ASM2448905v1, whole genome shotgun sequence, a single window of DNA contains:
- the crabp1b gene encoding cellular retinoic acid-binding protein 1b: MPNFAGTWKMKSSENFEELLKALGVNAMLRKVACAAASKPHVEIRQNGEQFYIKTSTTVRTTEINFQIGQEFNEETVDGRKCKSLATWETENKMTCRQTLVDGNGPKTYWTRELKGNELILTFGADDVVCTRIYVRE, translated from the exons ATGCCCAATTTTGCCGGAACCTGGAAGATGAAGAGCAGTGAAAATTTTGAAGAACTCCTGAAAGCGCTCG GGGTGAACGCTATGCTGAGGAAGGTGGCCTGTGCGGCAGCCTCTAAACCCCACGTGGAGATCCGTCAGAACGGAGAACAGTTCTACATCAAAACCTCCACTACTGTGAGGACCACAGAAATCAACTTCCAGATAGGACAAGAGTTCAACGAAGAGACCGTAGATGGGCGGAAGTGCAAG AGCCTAGCCACATGGGAGACAGAGAACAAGATGACCTGCAGGCAAACCCTTGTTGATGGTAACGGCCCTAAGACGTACTGGACACGAGAGCTGAAAGGGAACGAACTCATCCTG ACCTTTGGGGCCGATGATGTGGTGTGCACACGGATTTATGTACGGGAATGA